In Deltaproteobacteria bacterium, one DNA window encodes the following:
- a CDS encoding S41 family peptidase, giving the protein MRIRRRLTSLVTITVLAGLLLLGSQMVGRVFAVAKDAYDNIEAFTNVLALVQKNYVDEVGTKQLIEGAITGMLGALDPHSAYLTPDLYKELQVDTRGSFGGLGIEITLRNSLLTVVSPIEDTPAFRAGVKAGDQIIKIDDEFTKDMTLVEAVKRMRGQKGTKIRLTLRREGTPELFDLTLTREVIKIQSVKYRTLEKGYGYIRVTQFQERTEDDLEKGLKSLEKENGGRLSGVVLDLRNNPGGLLTQAVRVSDVFLDSGLVVYTDGRLETQKQKYFAHKQGSHTEFPMIVLVNGGTASASEIVAGALQDHKRALVLGEQTFGKGSVQTILPIDDSAALRLTTARYYTPNGRSIQAMGITPDVAMEGAVVAAKAEREHNLPTVREENLPRHLEAPPGGAKDDKPSEPAAPQGTQNGAPPAPAAGADSTQGEAAKDPQLHRALELLKSWNVFRTVVAQRQP; this is encoded by the coding sequence ATGAGAATACGTCGGCGGTTGACCTCGCTTGTGACGATAACGGTGCTCGCCGGGCTACTGTTGTTGGGTAGCCAGATGGTCGGGCGGGTCTTCGCGGTCGCCAAAGACGCCTACGACAACATCGAAGCCTTTACCAACGTCCTGGCACTGGTGCAGAAGAACTACGTCGACGAGGTCGGCACCAAGCAGCTCATCGAGGGCGCGATCACCGGCATGCTCGGCGCGCTCGACCCGCACAGCGCTTACCTCACCCCGGATCTCTACAAAGAACTCCAGGTCGACACGCGCGGCAGCTTCGGTGGCCTCGGTATCGAGATCACACTGCGCAACAGCCTGCTGACCGTAGTGTCGCCGATCGAGGACACCCCCGCGTTTCGCGCCGGGGTCAAGGCTGGCGACCAGATCATCAAGATCGATGACGAGTTCACCAAGGACATGACCCTGGTCGAGGCCGTGAAACGCATGCGCGGTCAGAAAGGCACCAAGATCCGTTTGACACTGCGTCGCGAGGGCACACCTGAGCTCTTCGACCTCACCCTGACCAGAGAGGTCATCAAGATACAAAGCGTTAAGTACCGCACCCTCGAAAAGGGCTACGGCTATATCCGCGTTACGCAGTTCCAAGAACGTACGGAAGACGACCTGGAAAAAGGCTTGAAGTCGCTGGAAAAGGAAAACGGCGGGCGTCTCTCGGGTGTCGTGTTGGACTTGCGCAACAACCCCGGCGGACTACTGACCCAGGCCGTGCGCGTCTCCGATGTGTTCCTGGACTCCGGCCTGGTCGTTTACACCGACGGCCGCTTGGAGACGCAGAAGCAGAAGTACTTCGCCCACAAGCAGGGCAGCCACACCGAATTCCCGATGATCGTCTTGGTCAACGGCGGCACCGCCAGCGCTTCGGAAATTGTCGCCGGGGCGTTGCAAGACCACAAGCGCGCCCTGGTGCTCGGCGAGCAGACCTTTGGAAAGGGCTCGGTGCAGACGATCCTGCCGATCGATGACAGTGCGGCGCTGCGCTTGACCACGGCGCGCTATTACACCCCCAACGGGCGCTCCATCCAGGCTATGGGCATCACGCCGGACGTGGCGATGGAAGGCGCAGTGGTGGCGGCCAAAGCCGAGCGCGAACATAACCTGCCCACGGTGCGCGAAGAGAACCTACCGCGCCACCTGGAAGCACCGCCGGGCGGTGCCAAGGACGACAAGCCGAGTGAGCCGGCCGCACCCCAAGGTACGCAAAACGGCGCCCCGCCCGCACCGGCGGCAGGGGCGGACTCAACCCAGGGTGAGGCGGCGAAAGACCCGCAGCTGCACCGTGCCCTCGAGCTGCTCAAGAGCTGGAACGTCTTCAGGACCGTGGTCGCCCAGCGCCAACCCTGA
- a CDS encoding methyltransferase domain-containing protein — protein MSEVAMPALEQTQAHESKIYYEFSHLYDRIFARVFYPRIRRVIRSLDMPPGARVLEVGAGTGLSFPAYPPHCQVTGIDLAPEMLEQAQDKIVRNGWRHFSVMTMDALDMKFAEDSFDYVMAFHVVSVVPDSRRLIREMQRVCRPGGTVVVINHFRSRNRVLAALDRAIEPITRRLGWHTLSQSEVFDNLPLAIRQCYKTSPRSLFTIVVAENRKR, from the coding sequence ATGAGTGAGGTGGCGATGCCCGCCCTGGAGCAAACACAAGCCCACGAAAGCAAGATTTACTACGAGTTTTCGCATCTTTACGACCGCATCTTTGCGCGCGTCTTCTACCCGCGCATCCGCCGCGTAATTCGCTCCCTCGATATGCCCCCGGGCGCCCGCGTACTGGAAGTGGGTGCGGGGACGGGCCTCTCCTTCCCGGCCTACCCACCGCATTGCCAGGTCACCGGCATTGACCTGGCTCCGGAGATGCTGGAACAGGCGCAGGATAAGATCGTTCGTAACGGCTGGCGGCACTTCAGCGTGATGACGATGGACGCGCTCGACATGAAGTTTGCCGAGGACAGCTTCGACTACGTCATGGCTTTCCACGTCGTCAGCGTGGTGCCCGACTCACGCCGCTTGATACGGGAGATGCAGCGGGTTTGCCGGCCCGGCGGCACGGTGGTCGTGATCAACCACTTCCGCAGCCGCAACCGCGTACTGGCGGCGCTCGATCGCGCCATCGAACCGATCACCCGGCGCTTGGGCTGGCACACGCTGAGCCAGAGCGAAGTCTTCGATAACCTCCCCTTGGCGATCCGCCAGTGCTACAAGACCTCGCCGCGATCGCTCTTTACTATCGTCGTGGCCGAGAACCGCAAGCGATAG